The following DNA comes from Naumovozyma castellii chromosome 4, complete genome.
TCCCATCATAACATTATACTCTCCCATAGGCTCCACATTAGCCAAAGAATTTTGTTGTTCCACTTCTCTCTGCCACGTTTGTACTTCCTCTTGCGCCTCTTGATAAAGTCCACCTCGTAGATTAAATAGTGCCATTTCTGCACCCAACGTATCACCTCTAGAGAATAACCATTTGGGGGAATCGTCAATTTCAAGCCATAGAACCAAGTTAACCAAAGCAGCAATGGCACCACAGAAGAATATCCATCTCCATCGATAAGAATCGTTAAGTACAATTCCAATCAATTGAGTCAAAAGGATACCAACTTTGATCATAACTTGATTAGTCACATTAAGGAACCCTTTCCAATGTGGAGGCGTCACTTCCTTGATAAATAATGGACCTACAATCAACGTGGCCCCACATGCAACACCAGTCAACAATCGTCCCCATAACAAGGTGCTGAATGAATTCCCACTAAAAATAATCAATGCTCCAATGAGTGAGAGTAGACAGTTAAATAAGCTgattattcttcttccgTACATGTTGCAAATGGTACCCACAAAGAAAGACCCCACGATGCCACCGAGACAAAATATGGCGTTCGTGATACCAATTTGTTCATCATCTAGGGGGATGCATTGTTTGAATCCGGACTTACCAAGCCAGGTTTCCACGTAGGGGACGTCCTCATTGGGTACTTTGAATTCGGAACATGAGAGGACCTGACTTGGTACGTTCATGATACCCAGGTGGTAGCCGAACTGGATGGCGCCTAGACATGCCACCAGTATACTAGCGACAAGATTCTTGGTTATTCGAGACATGTTTGATTTGTAGTTTCTTTTGTGTATGTGTCTGTGTGTCTCTCACGCTACTAGCACATCGTATTCACCTGAACACTTACAAGTTTAGATAGATTCTCCAGGAGGCAGTAATGCTGTCTATCTGTTGATGTAGTCTTCTGCTTCAGGGGACAGAACAGACTATCTTAACTTCAATCAGCCTATTTATTTCTGAAGACTGTTGACATCCGTACATTCactttttatttgaaaaaatttgaaaaataaaaaaactggaaaattcaaaaaaaaaacgcaaaaaatgaaagacGCGCACTCAATGGAGGAAATTCACTTTCACTGGATGGGttataatctttcaatCCTATCTTAAAAGAGTTAAGTCTCATTAGGTTTGCCCATCTCTATTTTACGTTGCTTGTTTCAACAACCCAGCTCCAAATATCTAGTCGAAATGCCATCCAGATTTACTAAGACAAGAAAGCACAGAGGTCACGTCTCAGGTATGTAGTTCCATTTGGAAGAGGGAATGAAAGAACCAAGATTGTGACttctctttattttcttcattgataTGCGTATCCGACATCCATTCAACAGTGGAAATGTTATAGATTTGTGGAATTCACACGATACCTTGTTTTATTCAAGTGGTGAGAAACTTGTTTTCTCACAACTATTAAACTCTTCCTTCgtgattttgaattcttAGATCTCTTTCCAATTATGTTGTTTGGAATACGGTTCGCTTTGTTCTGTTATTAACGGTCGCCTTGAGGAACCATTCtcctttttttctttttgttggaatttgaagagaatGGGATAAAGAGAAGGATCATTTAATCAATTGGATCTTTTTTAAACTTTTAGAAATAATGTCAAGTTACTaacaattaattaataattttaacGAATTATTATTCCTTTTTGATTAGCCGGTAAGGGTAGAATCGGTAAGCACAGAAAGCATCCCGGTGGTAGAGGTATGGCCGGTGGTTTGCACCACCACAGAATTAACTTGGATAAGTACCATCCAGGTTACTTCGGTAAGGTCGGTATGAGATACTTCCACAAGCAACAAGCTCATTTCTGGAAGCCAGTCTTAAACTTGGACAAGTTATGGACTTTGATCCCAGAAGAAAAGAGAGACGAATACTTGAAGTCCTCTTCTAAGTCTGCTGCTCCAGTTATTGACACTTTGGCTGCCGGTTACGGTAAGGTCTTGGGTAAGGGTAGAATTCCAAACGTCCCAGTTATCGTCAAGGCTAGATTCGTCTCCAAGTTGGCtgaagaaaagatcaaGGCTGCTGGTGGTGTCGTCGAATTGATTGCTTAAAtgtatttttaaaaaaattcattttgtagaacttaaatttttatatatCTATACCATTTAGCATTTAATCCTCAACCTTCAATTTTTGcatatttaaattaatagttttgtttttttattttcctcGAATGGatttaataaagttatCTAGTTAATTTTAAGTATTTTAATTATACTCCCACCCCGATTCAAAGATAAAGATACATACAACTGCAAAAAAAGATGTCAACGTGGAAGCCTGAAGATCACATCCCACCTCCAATAGCAAGAATATTATCGAGACCGAACCCAAACTATATCCTCGCATTCCTCTCAATAACGCAACTGTTGAAAGTGCAGAAGAGAACAGGATGGGTAAATAACGGAGTTGAGAATCCAGAGAGCATATCAGATCACATGTATCGAATGAGTATAATGTCCATGCTTATAAAGAACCCTCAAGTTAACCGTGATAGATGTGTTCGAATTTCATTAGTACATGATATTGCTGAGGCACTTGTGGGTGATATTACTCCTTTGGACCCAATGACTAAAGAAGAGAAGCATCATAGGGAGTGGGTTACCGTTCAATATTTAGCAAATACTTTGGTGAAACcatataatgaagatgcaGCAAGAGAAATATCAGAGGATTGGCTAACATATGAGAATGGAACTGGATTGGAAGGTCAATATTGTAAGGATTTAGACAAATATGAAATGCTTGTTCAATGTTTTGAATACGAACAAAAATACAATggtgaaaaaaatttagatCAATTTTGGGGATGCGTTGACGTTATCAAAactgatgaaattaaaagtTGGACTCAAGATTTACTGAAGGAACGTGAACTGTACTTTCAAGAGctaaaaaaataattatatatttgaagGGTATCCAGGCAAACTGATAGAGTTTCCACTTACAACTTGTAATTATTATgtgaatttaaatattcaatgtGTTAATCCAGCTTTATAACCTAAACATATAAATAAGCAAAATATGTACTTACGTGATGTcgtttcaattctttctttcagCATCTAGAATTTGTCTAGTTGAATCATCAACAGATGTTTTAAAGTCAATAAACTCAAACCCTAGTGCCTTCTTCGTTTCTTCGTTActaaaatcaaatatatcatcTGCTGATTCTTCTACGAGATCTGGGGCTCCTACTGGTACCTTTCCATTCAACTCAGGGAAATCTTTGTGAATAACGTTCAGAATACgttgaattgaaaatgtaCCAGATGTCAAAGACAACCTCTTGCCAATGCATTCATCTTTTTGGAATGCCAACAACTCGGCCTTAGCAACATCACGAACATCAATAAAGTAACCCAAGCGTGAGCTGAGAGTTGGTAGTTGGCTCTCCTCTCTAGCATGTACAATTGAGTTAATAAGTTCGGAAgaaagattcaatttcCCATTCGATAAATCAATCTTTAGTTGTGGGCCCAATACATAACTTGGTAGAATGGTAGTCAGTTTAAATTTCACTTCGTTACCATGCTTCTTCATGAACTCCCAAGCTGCCTTTTCAGCGAATGTCTTAGAGGCAGAATAAGCGTTAATTGCATTAGTTTGGCAATTTTCCCAAGTGGCATCATTCCACGTGGTTTCATCAAGCTTCATACCTTTCTCATTTTCCCCACATGGATTGAATTGGGCCACAATGGATGAAGTATAGATTAGTCTTTCCACAGTTTGAGGAGCATACTTTAATATAGCGTTTAACATCGATTTGACACCGTTAACAGCCGGAATCAAAATGTCCTTTTCAAAGTTGTCGACTTGGAACACAACTGGGGAGGCAGCATGCAAGACAATCTTGATCTCATCACCATGTTTCTTAAAGACTTCATCAAAGGCAGTCAAACTTGCAAGATCCTTAACGATCTCAAGAGTTAAGTTTGGGTTGTGattaaaattggaaagtaCATGTTCTGCTTTTTCGTTAGATCTCACGGAACCAATAACTTTATAGTTTTGCTCGAGTAATAGGGATATTATATGTTGAGCAATGAAGCCGGAGGCACCAGAGACGAATACCGTAGATTTAGAAGTGGACATAATAATAGCTTCcttgtttgtttttgttaGTGTATAAACTTATATTTATATGTGATAGTTCTTCAAGTACTAAGAACAAATGGGATGATGAAAATCAAGTGCAACACCAACCCTTTATATATAAACCatctttgtttctttgcTACGAATTGGCACACAATTGCGCTGAAATCAAAGTCCAAGATAATCAAACGATACCCTTCAAGCTTCTCTTACCTAATAATGCGTTGTTTGTTGCCCCCACAAGAATGTCCGAGTCTAGCCGGCACAATTTTACAGGATATATTGTTCCGGAGTGTTACAATACCGACACTTTGTCTATTTTGATTTCGGATGGACCGTCCGAGATCTTACTAAGACAACTTTGACTTGTTGTGATTAGCAAAGTTTGCACTAGATTGTGTTAAAGTTAAGCAGTTTAGCTGCATTCTTGCCAATCCAGTCATCCCTAATAGTTTTTGATGTTTGGCCGCCTCGTACTCACTTGTATTTACTTTTGCTATGGTCTCAGAATATAAGAAGAATAGTTTTAGGGGAACATactaataaataaacagAAGGTAAAAAGACGAATCTCTCCTAAACACAACTAACTTCTTGGGGAGGGGTCCATTTATATCTGTAATGACTTTAACTTCATCTTGCCTATAATTGTCGTCACGACACACTCGAAATATTCCGGTCCAATTTTCCGCGAGAAATGCAACCGGTTGAACAGACAATAGTGGCAGTTAAAATAATTCCTTAAATCTATATTTCTGGCCAAAAATATGATGCAGTAGGGTATATAATTCAAGTCTTCAACTGGTACTTTACTGTTTATTTCAAGGAAATCATTATGTGTAACGTCCAAGATATCTTCCACTACAACATTACTGGAATATTAAGATAATCTCTTGCCAAAACAGtcattttttttggaattcGAGCGACTCAACCTTCTCAACCTTCTCAACCACAAATAGGCCAGGGTTAGGATTGTAAGGTGGTAATTGCCGAACACCTTCCCTACATTCCCATATATTTGCTTAACGATGCCTTCAATCTCTatatttttccttattaaGTCTtatctttatattttcttcgaTTGCAGgtttttcatcatttataAGTTCAAACTTATCTACATTTGTCGTAGCTATGGTTTCGTATCCATTTGTAGTTCCTTTTCTCACTTACTTTGGCTTATCGAAATATCTGTCTAAGCTCGTTGAGTTTGGCTCTCGCATGGTTCTGAAAAATCAACTGCGAAACATTTGCCATttaatcttcaaattgaattgaaCCACATAGGAAAAAACGCAGAATAGTGCAGTAAAATAGTACAACTCAACACACCCAAGCAAGCACCATTATGGCAGGAATGAAACCATTTAATAGTGGTCATGAAGACCTAATTCATGATGTCGTATACGATTTTTACGGAAGACATGTCGCCACATGCTCATCTGACCAACATATAAAAGTTTTCAAACTTGACAAAGAGACTAGTGAATGGGAATTGAGTGATTCCTGGAAGGCTCATGATAGCAGTATAGTCTCAGTGGATTGGGCTAGTCCCGAATACGGACGCATTATTGTGTCCGCATCATATGATAAAACCGTGAAATTATGGGAGGAAGACCCAGATCAACCGGAGGGTTCAGGCCGTCGTTGGACTAAATTGTGCACTTTGAATGATTCTAAAGGATCTCTATACACTGTAAAATTTGCTCCTCCACATTTAGGTCTGAAATTAGCTTGCATTGGTAATGATGCAACCTTAAGAATATACGAGGCATTGGAACCTTCTGATCTAAGATCTTGGACATTGACATCAGAAGTAAAAGTTTTGCCAGTACCACCTGCTAACCACTTGCAATCAGATTTTTGCATAGCATGGTGTCCATCCAGGTTTTCACCCGAGAAGCTTGTGGTTTCTACATTAGATCAAGCTTCGATTTACCAAAGAGGTAAAGATGGGAAGTTATACATTGTTGCCAAACTAAATGGCCATAAGGGTTTGATAAGAGATATAAGTTGGGCTCCATCTATTGGAAGATGGTATCATTTAATTGCTACCGGTTGTAAAGATGGAAAACTTCGTATCTTCAGACTTGTAGAGAAATTATCTGACAATTCATCAAAGGACGCAATCAATGATAGTTATGATGACGAAGACGTTGATATGGAGGATATTGCAgagaataaagaaaaatcaCTACTTGGTTCTTCAGTAAGCGTAGAGTTATTAAGTGAACACGATGATCACAATGCCGAAATTTGGTCAGTGTCCTGGAACTTAACGGGAACCATCTTAAGTAGTGCTGGCGATGATGGCAAAGTAAGATTGTGGAAATCTACATACtctaatgaatttaagTGCATGTCAGTGATCACATCAAATTCTTAGAATCATGAATCCGATTACATTAAATAGTCTATGTACTAATACTTccaaatacaaataaatttaattcatcatataGACATCTATGTGTGAAATAAGGTATCTGGTTACCTTAATTCTCAATTGGCGAAGGCTCGGTAGGTCTTATAATCTTCGCAGGtggttcttcttcagtCTTGTCTTCTACCGGCCTTTTTATACCTTTATTCTCTTTTGGTTTTCTCTCTACGATTTCAGGTCCAATAATGCCTGAATGATATTCTTTCTCTATACATTGCAATAGAGTAAAACCTCTTCTAGAAAGTTCCAATGGTGTCCTgctttgaaagaagaaatcaagTTCAAAGAGAGGTGAATCACGAATTTCGTCCCTGATCACTTCGTATAAGTCATCACGCTCCAAACCATATTTTGCTAGCATCATTAATATAAATctatcttcttcctctgaGAAGGTTctcttattattattagagGGTGGGTGCTTTAACACAATATCAAAGAAAGGATTcttatatttggaaaccTTTAGGCGTACCGCACTCTCCAACATATGTGTTTTTCTAAGTTTCTCTTCATCTGCTTCAATAAGTTTCACATACTTTTCATGATCGtcaacatttttcaaatttgcCCAGAAAGCAGTTGCATATTCCcttatttcttcaattgttttcCCTGGTGCAAACTCCGATGCAATTGCCAATATAGAATTTCTTCCATATTTTCCAGACATGGAAATGAACTTCCTGAAATCAAGCTTATTCCAGTTGGTAAACCCTTCACTTTCTAATTGAACTTtctgtttttcttcttcttctgtgaGTGGCTGAGCATTTTCCACAGTTTCTTTCATGACATCCAACTTCTTCAGAAGTTCTGCTTCACTTAAGTCCTCTCCATAAGTCACTTTTACGTCTTCAATTGTTGGAGTGTATTTAGTCTTCTTTGCGGTCCACATTCTATCCTTCTCGTACAAGTCCTTTAAAATTGGTGATTGCAATTGATGACTATAAAAGACCTTGGGTTTCGGCATCCTGGGTTGTAGTGGAGTAACAACCTTCTTTGTCGTCAAAACGTCCCTATAATATCCATCAATATTGTAATTCTCCTTACGTTCTCTCTTGGTGGGATTGATCCATAGAGGATTAATAATCTTCTTATGAACATCCTTTTTGAAATCATGCCCATCCCATTCATAAGCTGAATCCTGGTTAAATTTCTGCAGATCGTCAAGCCCCAAAGTTTCGTATTTGGCATTTAAGGAAGATGTTTTGTTTTCAGATGTTGCCAAAATTGATTCTAAATCAAcatcttcaacttcttctgATTTTGCTTCACCTGGTTGAGGGGTGGACTCTGTCGTGGTCGAATTGccactttggaaaatatccGCTGCACCATGTTGAATCATTGATAATAAAGCATCCTTTGCATCTTTCTTACTTTCctttttattcttattcATAGAAGCTTTGTTTTGTTGAATAACTAATTGATCTAATCTTAGCTTTTGAGTTGCTCTTTCCAAAATCTTTTCTTCTACCGAATTATCTGTTACAAATCTGAACACTTTAACTTGTTTCTTTTGACCAATACGATGCGCTCTGTCCATAGCTTGTAAATCTGCCTGGGGATTCCAATCAGAGTCATATAATACAACAATATCAGCACTAGTTAAGTTAATCCCCAACCCACCGGCACGTGTAGTCAATAAGAAGATAAATTTGTCGGAATCTGGTGCATTATAATCATCAATAGATTTGATTCTATCTTCATGATCAGTCGAACCATCGATTCTACAATATTTGTAGCCTCTGAAGAAACAATAATCTTCTAAAATATCTAACACTCTTGACATTTGACTAAAAATCAACACACGAGATCCATCttctttcatcttcttcaataatttatcaagGACCTGCAATTTTTTGGAGTTATAAACTAGATGCTCATCTGTGGTGTAAGGTGGTCCTGGTTCAGCTCCATCAAAAAGATAAGGATGATTACAGCATTTTCTCAACTGCATTACAATGTTTAGTAACCTTGTTTTCGATTCTTTACTAGAATTTTCACCATTAACCGCATCTAAGTCCTTTTCTAAGATTTTTTTATACCACTTTTTTTGCATATTAGACATTCCAACatataaattcaattccTTCTTTGGTAACAATGAGGTCTCAACGTCATTTTTTATTCTACGTAGCAAAAATGGTTGCAAAACAGTATGAAGTTGTTTGACAACTTTGTCTTGGTCTTCCTCTGTTGTTTCAGAAGAAAACCAATCATCAAAGTCTTGAGAACTGGAGAATATATCAGGCAACaggaaattcaataatgcCCATAATTCGTGTAGGTTATTCTGCAAAGGCGTTCCTGTTATCAATAGCCTGTTACGGGAGGTAAATTCTCTCAGTACTTGAGATAACAAAGATTCTTCGTTCTTAATTCTATGAGCTTCATCAATGATGATGTATTCCCAgttaaatttcttaaatgcTGCCTTTTCtctaataatgatttcatATGAAGCTAcaacaatatcaaaatCACAAGtcattaatttttccttaattAAGGATGCTCTTTCCTGTTTATCACCTTGTAAAACAAATGCCTTCACATCTGGAGTCCACTTGTTAATTTCTCTAAGCCAGTTATTTAAGGTTGATTTTGGAGCAATAACTAAAAATGGACCATTAATACCTTCCATATATTTCAAGTAGCCTAGAAATGCAATTGTTTGTAAAGTTTTACCCAACCCCATTTCATCAGCTAGGATCCCAGCTAACCCATTCTTATGTAATGATACCAACCAGTTCAAAccttgaatttgataaggTCTTAATGTACcatgaatatattttggaGACTCTCTGAATTGGTATTCAATCTCGTCATCCGCATCTTCTTCTacgtcttcttcttccttgaGTAGTTCTGCGTCTTCCTCTCTTTCAgtctttcttcttttggtATTCTTCTTAGAATCATCATCTAGAATCTTCAATACTTTCTGAAACTTGACGTCTTTCTTGGCTCTGTTCTCAATGAAATGTTTGAATAATCCACTCAATGAAAGTAAGTGCTTGAATCGCTTAGCGGTTCCTTCCACATCGAATGATTCCTTCTTTGTCTTGTTGTCTGtgatcaaataatgatcaTTAGACGTCTGTGTAGTCATATTGAGAGTGTGCTATCTATCTTGAACCAGATACTTAGTAATTTTATTCACTGGTGGAGTAGGAAGGAAAGTTgtattgaaaagttttcaaTGTTTGTCTCTTGTCGCCAAATCATGATCGACCGTTCTACCACCCATGAGACCGTTCATATTAAAAAGACACACAACAAAAACCTTATATATGGCTTCACATATCCAGTGTAGGACCATTACGTGCATACTCTACAAAGTAAACAATCTCATTTTAGGTTACTGTTACGTGTTGGATCAAATAACCTGACGCGTCAAGTGTATTTGGTCTTAAAGATTGTATTGTAGCTTAGAATTATGGGAAACTCTACAGAAAAATAAGAGTTCAAAGTAAGTAATTATTCAAGTAGTAAATTTCAATACTTTGACCTTTCAGGAACGGCTTCCTGatatataataattccatttctaGTTGTGAGAAGGTCTTGTATTTGCTGGcatgaaaaatttctgTCCAACAGGCGAGAATAACGCACCAAGATTACAAGAACAACTCAAGTCAATGGAAGACCAAAGTCCAAGCAAAGAGAAGAATAGACCACGAGCAAAACcaaaatccaaataaaaaaatgagCCTTTCATCAACAGAAGTGAAATCTATAGAGGAAGGACCTTACCACATCAAGGTGGATCGATCTGACGATCCATTTTTGAGCTACTTATTCAATACAAAACTAACAGAGAATTTGAATCACATAAGGCGAGAAGTTATAAAGACACAATTGAACACCTTGGCGAGGGGAACTACTACACATTTGCCTTCGAATCAGCAAATATATGATGAGACTTTAAAGAGGTTGGAATTTGATTGTTCTGTTAAGAATCGTCAAATGCTGGACACACTAGAACGACAATATCACACATATCAAGAATCAACGAGAAAGAGAAGGTATAGTGTTGATTTTGACTCAACAAATGACATACATGAAGAGGACCCATTTGATGAACCTAGGCGAAGAACAAGTTCTTCCTTGTctaaggaagaagatgggGATGGGATCAACGAGTTAAGAAAAAGACTACTGGGGAAACAATTAACTGAGCCTGGAACAGACACCACTAATAAATCGGTGGACAGGCAAATCGAGGACCAGGATAACATGCAACAAAACCTTATTCAGGATATGACCAAGCTCGTAGGCTCCTTAAAACAAGGTGCGGTAGCATTCCAAACGGCACTGGAAGAGGACCAAAGGGTTCTTGGTGCTGCTGAAATTGGTATCCAAGTAGCATCAAAGGGTATCGTTGATATTAGTGGAAAGTTAAGAAGCTACGATAAGGCCAAATTGGGATATCTATTCTACATTTCcgtatttttctttatgaTAATCGGTCTTATTGTTACATTTATAATCATCAAATTATTCCCTGCATTATAGACCATGAATAATTGAATCCATAGGTGTTTTGTATAGTGGTGATTAGGTTGTCCTATATAGTAAATACAATAACTAAAGTTTGAAACAGAGTCCTATTTCTCTAAGAAAAATTACATTTCGGAGATGTCCGAGatgaataaaattaataaattatatcttgcatttggaaaatttttattaaatatatatgtataaGAAGTTTACTAGTTATCTCAATAAGATATTGCTTTTCTATCACTCTATCTTTTCATACTCTACCTAGTTGTTTTAACAAACTGAACCCAAAGAACCCAAAACAACATGCCAGCCTCCCTAACTACAAAGTTTTTAAATCAAACATATGAAAATCCCCTAATGAATGCCTCTGGTGTTCACTGTATGACCACCAAAGAGCTGGATGAGCTAGCAGCTTCAAGAGCTGGAGCTTTCATAACCAAAAGTTCGACCACTTTAGAAAGAGCAGGGAACCCAGAGCCACGTTATGTGTCTGTTCCATTAGGTAGTATTAATTCCATGGGTTTACCAAACCAAGGTATAGATTACTATTTGGAATACGTATTAGAGCGTCAAAGAACACATCCAAACGAGCCAGctattttcttctctgTGGCAGGTATGAgtattgatgaaaatattaacaTGCTAAGGAAAATTCAAGATAGTGAATTTCATGGTATTACTGAACTAAATCTCTCCTGTCCTAATGTTCCAGGTAAGCCACAAGTAGCATACGATTTTGATTTGACTAAGGAAATCTTAGATAAAGTGTTCCAATTCTTTAAGAAACCATTGGGGATTAAACTACCACCCTATTTCGATTTTGCCCATTTCGATATAATGGCAGGCATCCTAAACCAATACCCATTAGCCTACGTCAACTCTATAAATAGTGTTGGTAATGGTCTTTACATTGACGTGGATAAGGAGTCTGTAGTCGTGAAACCTAAGAATGGGTTTGGTGGTATTGGTGGTGAATATGTGAAGCCCACTGCACTCGCAAACGTTCGTGCCTTTTACACCAGATTGAATCCAAGTATCAAGATTGTTGGTACAGGTGGTATTAGAACCGGTAAGGATGTCTTCGAACATTTGTTGTGTGGTGCCTCGATGGTTCAAATTGGTACTGAGTTGGTGAAGGAAGGTGTTCCAATTTTTGAACGCTTGGAGAgggaattgaaagaagttATGGACAAGAAGGGATATACcaccattgaagaattccGTGGGAAACTAAACAGTTTATAGGTTTGTTAAACTCTAAGTTATTGTGTAATTAATCAACTAATGCAAGTCAAGTGTCAATGCCAAGAGACTCTTAGCTAATCCATCGCTTTGTTGAGAAAACCGCGCAGGATCCTTGAATCCCCTGTTTTCCCCATACTGGAATTTTCACTTTTGGTAGTATAAATTGATGTCTGGCaaggatgaaaaattttggttATATCAAATTTCCCCTTTTGAGAGATATCCATCCAATAACACCATTATAAAAATACTAAATGTCCGAACCTATTCCCCCTGCACCACCTATCAGTAAGTGGAATCTACTAAAAGACGGTTATTATAGCTTTAGAGCAAATCCGCCAAAGTACCTACCAGCTGATTATCCAGATTTGACAAGCAAGACAGCTCTAATCACTGGTACTAATACTGGGATTGGGTTTGAAGTGATGAAGTTGCTTTATTCCAAGAATTGTAACATTATTGCCGTGGTAAGAAGTGCAGAGAAGGGTGAAGCTGCTAAGAAAGAAGCAATCGAGAAGTATCCAAATTCTAAGGGTTCCATTTCTGTTGTTGGTGGGAATGACTTTCTGGATTTAACTACTGTTAAACCAGCTTCAGAAGAGATTAAACTTGTGCTGGGTGATAAACCATTgaacattattattcataaTGCCGGTTTGATGGCACCTGTCAATACTGGTACCTCCAAGCAAGGACTAGAAGCCATGTTTTCCACTAATGTTTTAGGTCCTCAATTGTTACAACATTTCTTAGACCCCTTATTCCTAAAGAAGGACGACGATTTGAAGAGAATAGTATGGGTTAGTTCAGGTGCTCATGCAAACGCTTGTTTTGATTATGGTATCCACTGGGATGATCCAACTTATGAAAAATGTACTATTGCAGAAAGACCATCTCCCTATGAGCTGTATGGTCAATCTAAGGCGGCAAATATCTATCAGGCAAAGGCATGGGCAACTAAGAACAAAGAGATTGTGGACGAAATTGGCTGTGTCTCTGTGTCTTGCTATCCGGGAAATTTGAAGACTGATCTTCAACGTGGCTGGAACCCtattttgaagagaatCTTCAACTATATACTTTGGGATTCAATATATGGAGCTTATTCTGAACTTTATAGTGCCTTGTCTCCAGATTTAACCGTTAAAGATCAAGGTGCTTATATTTTCCCATTCGGCGAAGTTCATGCTCCAAGAGAGGACATCGAAGCTGGGCTAAAGAATGGTACAGATTTAAGACTTTGGGATTTGGTAGAAGacaaaattcaagaatttttttaattctaaAACTATGACCTTTCTATATCAGTGAGTATTCACCGCTCATGTGGTCGTGTTACGTTTTTGTAATGTATATTCTAATAAATGATTTGTAAAACTGATATTATACGATTAACTTCACGTATTATTCAGTGAAGGATTGTGAAGTAAAGATTTCGAGAcacttttgaaagaataatGCCTTAAAGTTTTAACGTTTAATATTATAGTG
Coding sequences within:
- the RPL28 gene encoding 60S ribosomal protein uL15 (ancestral locus Anc_6.156), which encodes MPSRFTKTRKHRGHVSAGKGRIGKHRKHPGGRGMAGGLHHHRINLDKYHPGYFGKVGMRYFHKQQAHFWKPVLNLDKLWTLIPEEKRDEYLKSSSKSAAPVIDTLAAGYGKVLGKGRIPNVPVIVKARFVSKLAEEKIKAAGGVVELIA
- the NCAS0D03480 gene encoding SDR family oxidoreductase — translated: MSTSKSTVFVSGASGFIAQHIISLLLEQNYKVIGSVRSNEKAEHVLSNFNHNPNLTLEIVKDLASLTAFDEVFKKHGDEIKIVLHAASPVVFQVDNFEKDILIPAVNGVKSMLNAILKYAPQTVERLIYTSSIVAQFNPCGENEKGMKLDETTWNDATWENCQTNAINAYSASKTFAEKAAWEFMKKHGNEVKFKLTTILPSYVLGPQLKIDLSNGKLNLSSELINSIVHAREESQLPTLSSRLGYFIDVRDVAKAELLAFQKDECIGKRLSLTSGTFSIQRILNVIHKDFPELNGKVPVGAPDLVEESADDIFDFSNEETKKALGFEFIDFKTSVDDSTRQILDAERKN
- the SEH1 gene encoding Seh1p (ancestral locus Anc_6.159) gives rise to the protein MAGMKPFNSGHEDLIHDVVYDFYGRHVATCSSDQHIKVFKLDKETSEWELSDSWKAHDSSIVSVDWASPEYGRIIVSASYDKTVKLWEEDPDQPEGSGRRWTKLCTLNDSKGSLYTVKFAPPHLGLKLACIGNDATLRIYEALEPSDLRSWTLTSEVKVLPVPPANHLQSDFCIAWCPSRFSPEKLVVSTLDQASIYQRGKDGKLYIVAKLNGHKGLIRDISWAPSIGRWYHLIATGCKDGKLRIFRLVEKLSDNSSKDAINDSYDDEDVDMEDIAENKEKSLLGSSVSVELLSEHDDHNAEIWSVSWNLTGTILSSAGDDGKVRLWKSTYSNEFKCMSVITSNS
- the YGK1 gene encoding 5'-deoxynucleotidase (ancestral locus Anc_6.157), which translates into the protein MSTWKPEDHIPPPIARILSRPNPNYILAFLSITQLLKVQKRTGWVNNGVENPESISDHMYRMSIMSMLIKNPQVNRDRCVRISLVHDIAEALVGDITPLDPMTKEEKHHREWVTVQYLANTLVKPYNEDAAREISEDWLTYENGTGLEGQYCKDLDKYEMLVQCFEYEQKYNGEKNLDQFWGCVDVIKTDEIKSWTQDLLKERELYFQELKK
- the VPS73 gene encoding putative sugar transporter (ancestral locus Anc_6.155) → MSRITKNLVASILVACLGAIQFGYHLGIMNVPSQVLSCSEFKVPNEDVPYVETWLGKSGFKQCIPLDDEQIGITNAIFCLGGIVGSFFVGTICNMYGRRIISLFNCLLSLIGALIIFSGNSFSTLLWGRLLTGVACGATLIVGPLFIKEVTPPHWKGFLNVTNQVMIKVGILLTQLIGIVLNDSYRWRWIFFCGAIAALVNLVLWLEIDDSPKWLFSRGDTLGAEMALFNLRGGLYQEAQEEVQTWQREVEQQNSLANVEPMGEYNVMMGPSSFWQYIHKELYWRPRQIITILLMGQQFCGISSIVFYGVKVIDQVDPKHSLEINFLIQLTTVFVTIITCIMVPVMNRKPLLLISSVLVVVSSFLLTIGINRNDGTLLAVAVFIYIIGFAIGLGPLPYLIMKEISTPPDQKMAQKYGTVCNWTATMIIGYIFPLLFDIMNGYAYFVFTIVAILLTYYIFSSVPETRNSRNFVEMWMGF